The Gilliamella apicola genome window below encodes:
- a CDS encoding beta-galactosidase, whose protein sequence is MNPCFSEIINRLDWNNLSILSINRLNTHPKFNSWRDKQQAKNNSDSDAVLSLNGDWFFSYFNNPKQVPESWLNKELDNTTIPVPSNWQFHGYDAPVYTNIRYPFPYNPPFVPEDNPTGCYSRYFNIDKKWLNKGDTRIIFDGVSAAFHLWCNGKWVGYSQDSRIAAEFDLTPFLKKGENRIAVLVLKWCDGSYLEDQDMWRLSGIFRRVSLLNKPKSHLQDIQVKTLLDACYENATLSLQIDVKHQDDIEMLNVDIELWQKDKLVLEQSQSIGTSDIDEKGGYNDRVVCHIPVTKPQLWSAETPNLYRLVISLNHTNTGLVESEAYNIGFRTVEIKHGQLCLNNKPLIIKGTNRHEFYPDMGYAVTEQAMLHDIKLIKQHNFNAVRCSHYPNDPRWYELCDEYGLYVVDEANIESHGMFPMSRLSDDPHWLASYSERVTRMVQRDRNHPSIIIWSLGNESGHGANHDALYSWIKSNDPTRPVQYEGGGANTAATDIICPMYARVDQDQPHPNVPKWSIKKWISMPDEKRPLILCEYAHAMGNSLGTFYKYWQAFRQYPRLQGGFIWEWADHGIRCHNQSGESYWAYGGDFGEAYHDRQFCLDGLVFPDRKPHPSLIEAKKVQQPFQFKLVSQKPLIIEVTSEYLFRTTDNEILYWELLLDGKNQQNGKLKLNIKPNDTIELKITDEIGNNINGENLHLSLKVIQNRATAWSPEKHIVAWEQFQLINNFIPQLALSKNKKLLKLTENDNEFIVNWKNQSWQINKKSGQLSQWVKNKKPLLASALTDQFIRAPIDNDIGISSGFDNNPFAWVEKWKAAGYFDLRHQCLGIKASQTDDYIIIEALHAYSVKKRKVIQSKWLHQFDQDGNLTISVEVDIANDMPAPARIGLTYQLKEIPKQVKWLGLGPHENYPDRKTSAIFGDWSLPFAELYTPYIYPCENGLRCDVKQLTLNDMIITGYHFKFNINQYGTKQLMEKTHRHLLEPQTCAYVSIDAYHMGIGGDDSWTPNVHPEFLLTDKHYRYQLVFKC, encoded by the coding sequence ATGAATCCTTGTTTCAGTGAAATCATCAACCGGTTGGATTGGAATAACTTATCTATATTAAGCATTAATCGACTTAATACACATCCCAAATTTAATAGCTGGCGAGATAAACAACAAGCTAAAAATAATAGTGATTCAGATGCAGTATTATCACTCAATGGTGATTGGTTTTTTAGTTATTTTAACAACCCAAAACAAGTACCAGAATCATGGTTGAATAAAGAACTCGATAATACCACTATTCCTGTTCCATCAAATTGGCAATTTCATGGTTACGATGCACCTGTTTATACAAATATTCGTTACCCTTTTCCTTATAATCCTCCTTTTGTTCCTGAAGATAATCCTACGGGTTGTTACTCACGATACTTTAATATTGATAAAAAATGGTTAAATAAAGGTGATACTAGAATTATATTTGATGGAGTTAGTGCGGCATTTCATCTTTGGTGTAATGGTAAATGGGTTGGCTATTCACAAGACAGTCGTATCGCTGCCGAATTTGACTTAACTCCTTTTTTAAAGAAAGGTGAAAACCGAATAGCAGTGCTAGTTTTAAAATGGTGCGATGGCAGTTATCTTGAAGATCAAGATATGTGGCGATTAAGTGGCATTTTCCGTAGAGTCTCACTACTTAATAAACCAAAATCACATTTACAAGATATTCAAGTTAAAACATTACTTGATGCTTGCTATGAAAATGCTACCTTATCTTTGCAAATTGATGTAAAGCATCAAGACGATATTGAGATGCTCAATGTAGACATTGAATTATGGCAAAAAGATAAACTAGTTCTTGAACAATCGCAATCAATTGGAACTTCTGATATTGATGAAAAAGGTGGTTACAATGACCGAGTAGTTTGCCATATTCCAGTGACTAAACCACAATTATGGAGTGCTGAAACGCCAAATCTTTATCGGCTAGTTATCAGCTTGAATCATACTAATACAGGTTTAGTTGAATCTGAAGCTTATAACATTGGTTTTCGAACTGTAGAAATCAAACATGGGCAACTTTGTTTAAATAATAAACCATTAATCATTAAGGGAACGAATCGTCACGAATTTTATCCTGATATGGGATATGCGGTTACCGAGCAAGCTATGCTTCATGATATAAAATTAATCAAACAACACAATTTTAATGCTGTGCGTTGTAGCCATTATCCGAATGATCCTCGTTGGTATGAACTTTGTGATGAATATGGCCTTTATGTAGTAGATGAGGCAAATATTGAGTCACATGGGATGTTCCCAATGTCACGTTTGTCTGATGACCCTCACTGGTTGGCTTCCTATAGTGAGCGAGTAACTCGTATGGTTCAACGCGATCGCAATCACCCATCTATAATCATTTGGTCACTTGGTAATGAATCAGGGCATGGTGCAAATCACGATGCACTTTATAGTTGGATCAAAAGTAATGATCCAACCCGCCCTGTCCAATATGAAGGAGGAGGCGCTAATACAGCTGCCACTGACATTATTTGTCCTATGTATGCACGAGTGGATCAAGATCAACCTCATCCAAATGTTCCCAAGTGGTCTATTAAAAAATGGATTTCAATGCCCGATGAAAAACGCCCGCTTATTTTATGTGAATATGCCCACGCTATGGGTAACAGTTTAGGTACTTTTTATAAATATTGGCAGGCTTTTCGGCAATATCCTAGATTACAAGGTGGTTTTATTTGGGAATGGGCAGATCATGGTATTCGTTGCCATAATCAATCAGGTGAAAGTTATTGGGCTTATGGCGGTGATTTTGGTGAAGCCTATCACGATAGACAATTTTGTTTAGATGGTTTAGTTTTTCCTGACCGCAAACCTCATCCAAGTTTAATTGAAGCCAAAAAAGTACAACAGCCATTTCAATTCAAACTTGTCAGCCAAAAACCTTTGATTATTGAAGTAACTAGTGAGTATTTATTCCGTACTACAGACAATGAAATACTATATTGGGAACTGCTGCTTGATGGTAAAAATCAACAAAATGGTAAACTTAAACTTAATATTAAGCCTAACGATACAATTGAACTAAAAATTACTGACGAGATAGGTAATAATATTAATGGAGAAAACTTACACCTATCGCTTAAAGTCATTCAAAACAGAGCCACCGCATGGTCTCCAGAAAAGCATATTGTGGCTTGGGAACAATTCCAACTAATTAATAATTTTATTCCGCAATTAGCATTAAGTAAAAATAAAAAATTACTAAAATTAACTGAAAATGACAATGAATTTATTGTCAATTGGAAAAATCAAAGTTGGCAAATTAACAAAAAATCAGGACAACTGAGCCAATGGGTTAAAAATAAGAAACCATTGTTAGCCAGCGCACTGACTGATCAGTTTATTCGAGCACCAATTGATAACGATATTGGCATCAGTAGTGGTTTCGATAACAATCCTTTTGCATGGGTTGAAAAGTGGAAAGCTGCTGGCTATTTTGATTTGCGCCATCAGTGTTTAGGAATTAAGGCATCACAAACAGATGATTATATAATTATTGAAGCGCTTCATGCTTATAGTGTGAAAAAACGCAAAGTCATTCAAAGTAAATGGTTACATCAATTTGATCAGGATGGAAACTTAACAATATCAGTAGAAGTCGATATTGCAAATGATATGCCAGCACCAGCGCGCATTGGTTTAACATATCAATTAAAAGAGATACCAAAACAGGTAAAATGGCTTGGATTAGGACCTCATGAAAATTATCCTGATCGAAAAACCTCTGCAATTTTTGGTGATTGGTCATTACCATTTGCCGAACTTTATACGCCTTATATTTATCCTTGTGAAAATGGCTTACGTTGTGATGTCAAACAATTAACGCTAAATGATATGATAATTACAGGCTATCATTTTAAATTTAACATTAATCAATATGGTACTAAACAGTTGATGGAAAAAACACATCGTCATTTATTAGAGCCTCAAACATGCGCCTATGTCAGTATAGATGCTTATCATATGGGCATTGGTGGTGATGATTCTTGGACACCAAATGTACATCCAGAATTTTTATTAACGGATAAACATTATCGTTACCAATTAGTTTTTAAATGTTAA
- the recB gene encoding exodeoxyribonuclease V subunit beta translates to MVSSSLVKKLNLFELPLTGRSLIEASAGTGKTYSLAFIYLRLLLGIGQNSYPKPLDVSQILVVTFTKAATQELRSRIRQNIQELRLGLLQGHHNDPIYQKLIELIDDRQSAVQRLTDAQQSMDEAAIYTIHSFCQRILTSHAFESGVLFEQKLVADEYQLQLRVVQDFWRHYFTPLDKSLAYLIIDTWKDPATLLKDINPYLGLGVEDSNESEPDIRATIEAFYEKNYKKIEEIKQYWLAACADLAEIITQSGVSKQSYSSRNLPNWLNKVSTWANKATQTFELPDELEKFRQSVLNEKTKDGKSAPCHSIFEKIESLYQQPLNLRSQILMDIVGVIQKGIYKEKLKNGAISFDDLIWQLNRALHVKNGKRLAKSIASQYCVALIDEFQDTDPLQYQIFNRIYDSQQSDRGLLFIGDPKQAIYSFRGADIFTYLEAKRSTGENHYTMDVNHRSSATMVNAVNQLFANHDNPFVFDEIPFLPMQVAERNQKKALLLNDQEVSALAAYLLPQEISTNADYQEYMASCCATQIVTLLSSSSILVDNQEKQRPVITADIAVLVRTGREAEIIRQKLAILGVKSVYLSNHSSVFSSTDAKEVLSLLQAVLMPENESTLRLALMTSLFGHTMTELEQITDDQDKWESLVEEFKQYQAIWLHYGVLVMLRRMMRRRHLAENILARQDGERTLTNIMHLGELLQEAADELDSPHALVRWLTKQIVSPDLNLENHEQRLESDENLVKIITIHKSKGLEFPIVWLPFISLYRSSDSQFYHDKENNYKLTYAWLLTDEIKQQIEDERLAEDLRLLYVAMTRSVYHCSIGLASLKKSQSAINHLLRNDLRAIANMANLIDVQLPINSQHYIPPVLLVPTLSANIFTRKMSNCWRVTSYTELQQHQNTVLNYNLDIINDWDEPQFKSNSEDFIELQYDIHHFPKGAYVGTLMHSIMEYVSFDNIDKLCAEMVKKLNLDSNWNDIVADWMRRVLATELNKPGLILSKILMGRCINELQFYLPIRQSVTCQQLDSLCKKYDDLSQSRSELSFETVQGMLKGFIDLIFEFEGKYYVVDYKSNWLGDNIDCYGQNALKKVMIEHRYDLQYQLYSLALHRFLRSRISNYQYETHFGGVYYLFLRGMPDHGIFYHRPQQEFIEKLDQLFDGDKTSTL, encoded by the coding sequence ATGGTTTCATCAAGCTTAGTAAAAAAACTTAATCTTTTTGAATTACCTTTAACTGGTCGAAGTTTAATTGAGGCATCGGCAGGAACGGGTAAAACCTATTCACTCGCCTTTATTTATTTAAGGTTATTACTTGGTATTGGTCAAAATAGTTATCCAAAGCCACTTGATGTTAGCCAAATTCTTGTTGTAACTTTCACTAAAGCGGCTACGCAAGAATTACGTTCACGTATTCGTCAAAATATTCAAGAATTAAGACTTGGTTTACTTCAAGGACACCATAACGATCCTATTTATCAAAAATTAATTGAGTTAATTGATGATCGTCAGTCAGCTGTGCAAAGACTTACTGATGCACAACAGTCCATGGATGAAGCGGCGATCTATACTATTCATAGTTTTTGCCAACGTATATTAACCAGCCATGCTTTTGAATCTGGAGTATTATTTGAACAAAAGCTAGTAGCTGATGAATATCAATTGCAATTGCGTGTAGTACAAGACTTTTGGCGTCATTATTTCACGCCATTAGATAAATCGCTTGCTTATCTTATTATTGATACTTGGAAAGATCCTGCCACATTATTGAAAGATATTAACCCTTATTTGGGATTAGGTGTTGAGGATAGTAATGAATCAGAGCCTGACATTAGAGCAACGATTGAAGCTTTTTATGAAAAGAATTATAAAAAAATAGAAGAGATTAAACAATATTGGTTGGCTGCTTGTGCTGATTTGGCTGAAATTATTACTCAATCTGGCGTAAGCAAACAATCTTATAGCAGCCGAAATTTACCCAATTGGTTGAACAAAGTGTCTACATGGGCAAATAAAGCAACACAGACCTTTGAATTACCCGATGAACTTGAAAAGTTTCGTCAATCTGTATTAAACGAAAAAACCAAAGATGGGAAAAGTGCTCCTTGTCACTCCATTTTCGAAAAAATCGAGTCACTTTATCAACAACCACTTAATTTACGTAGTCAAATTTTAATGGATATTGTTGGTGTTATACAAAAAGGGATTTATAAGGAAAAACTAAAAAATGGTGCTATAAGTTTTGATGATCTTATTTGGCAACTTAATCGTGCTCTGCATGTAAAAAATGGTAAACGGCTGGCGAAAAGTATTGCCTCGCAATATTGTGTTGCCTTAATCGATGAGTTCCAAGATACCGATCCATTACAGTATCAGATATTTAATCGTATTTACGATAGCCAGCAGTCCGATCGTGGATTGTTATTTATTGGTGATCCAAAGCAAGCTATATATAGTTTTCGTGGTGCAGATATCTTCACTTATTTGGAAGCTAAACGATCGACGGGCGAAAATCATTATACAATGGATGTAAATCATCGTTCTTCTGCAACAATGGTGAATGCGGTTAATCAGCTATTTGCTAATCATGATAACCCATTTGTGTTTGATGAGATTCCTTTTTTACCAATGCAGGTAGCAGAAAGAAATCAAAAAAAAGCATTGTTGTTAAATGATCAAGAAGTCTCCGCATTAGCAGCTTATTTATTACCGCAGGAAATTTCAACAAATGCTGATTATCAAGAATATATGGCAAGTTGTTGTGCAACGCAGATTGTGACTTTATTGTCGAGTTCTTCAATATTAGTGGATAATCAAGAAAAACAACGTCCGGTAATAACGGCAGATATTGCTGTTTTAGTGCGTACAGGACGTGAAGCTGAAATCATTAGACAAAAATTAGCAATATTAGGCGTTAAAAGTGTTTACTTATCAAATCATAGTAGTGTTTTTTCATCAACGGATGCAAAAGAAGTACTTAGCCTATTGCAAGCAGTGTTAATGCCTGAGAACGAATCAACACTGCGGTTAGCCCTAATGACATCACTGTTTGGTCATACAATGACTGAACTTGAGCAAATTACTGATGACCAAGATAAGTGGGAAAGTTTGGTAGAAGAGTTTAAACAATACCAAGCTATTTGGCTACATTATGGCGTTTTAGTCATGTTACGCAGAATGATGAGACGACGTCATTTAGCTGAAAATATCTTAGCACGTCAAGATGGTGAACGAACTTTAACCAATATAATGCATCTAGGAGAATTACTTCAAGAAGCCGCGGATGAATTAGACAGTCCTCATGCTTTAGTTCGTTGGTTGACCAAACAAATAGTGAGTCCAGATCTTAATTTAGAAAATCACGAACAACGCCTTGAGAGTGATGAAAACTTAGTTAAAATTATTACAATCCATAAGTCAAAAGGGTTAGAGTTTCCTATTGTTTGGTTGCCTTTTATCTCATTGTATCGATCATCTGACAGTCAATTTTATCATGATAAAGAGAATAACTATAAGTTAACTTATGCATGGTTATTGACAGATGAAATTAAGCAACAAATAGAAGATGAACGTCTTGCTGAGGATTTACGTTTATTATATGTGGCTATGACGCGCTCGGTATATCATTGCAGTATCGGTCTCGCTTCTTTGAAAAAAAGCCAGTCGGCAATTAATCATCTTTTAAGAAATGATTTAAGGGCTATTGCGAATATGGCAAACTTAATTGATGTCCAATTGCCAATTAATAGTCAACACTATATTCCTCCTGTTTTATTAGTTCCAACACTATCGGCTAACATTTTTACACGCAAGATGTCAAATTGTTGGCGAGTAACCAGCTATACTGAATTACAGCAACATCAGAATACGGTATTAAATTATAATCTTGATATCATCAATGATTGGGATGAACCGCAATTTAAATCCAATAGTGAAGATTTTATCGAATTGCAATATGACATTCATCATTTTCCTAAAGGGGCATATGTTGGTACTTTAATGCACAGCATAATGGAATATGTCTCATTCGATAATATTGATAAATTATGTGCAGAAATGGTGAAAAAGCTCAATCTTGATTCTAATTGGAATGACATTGTCGCTGATTGGATGAGACGAGTATTGGCGACTGAACTAAATAAACCAGGATTAATCTTATCAAAAATATTAATGGGTAGATGTATTAACGAGTTACAATTTTATTTACCTATACGCCAATCTGTAACTTGCCAACAATTAGATTCTTTGTGTAAAAAATATGATGATTTATCTCAATCACGTTCAGAATTATCCTTTGAGACTGTGCAAGGTATGTTAAAAGGGTTTATTGATTTAATCTTTGAATTTGAAGGAAAATATTATGTGGTCGATTATAAGTCAAATTGGTTAGGTGATAATATTGACTGTTATGGGCAAAATGCACTGAAAAAAGTGATGATAGAACATCGTTATGATCTGCAATATCAGCTTTATAGTTTGGCATTACATCGATTTTTGAGAAGTAGAATATCTAATTATCAATATGAGACTCATTTTGGTGGAGTGTATTATCTCTTTTTACGTGGAATGCCTGATCATGGCATTTTTTATCATCGACCTCAGCAAGAATTTATTGAAAAACTCGATCAATTATTTGATGGCGACAAAACATCAACCCTTTAA
- the sixA gene encoding phosphohistidine phosphatase SixA, producing the protein MKVCIMRHGEAGFSASSDSSRTLTDYGMEQAKKAGIWLKEQNFHFDLGLVSPYLRAQQTLAELSSQVSVVKVTTDKFLVPGGNAFQVADTLTMLATNGVSNVIVVSHLPLVGYLVNELCPQVSPPMFPTAAIACVELSLDASGKLEWFHQA; encoded by the coding sequence ATGAAAGTTTGTATTATGAGACATGGTGAAGCAGGATTTTCTGCTTCATCCGATTCAAGTCGAACCTTGACTGATTATGGTATGGAACAAGCAAAAAAAGCTGGAATTTGGCTTAAAGAGCAAAATTTCCATTTTGATTTAGGTCTAGTCAGCCCCTATTTACGAGCGCAACAAACGTTAGCAGAATTATCGTCGCAGGTCAGTGTTGTAAAAGTGACAACCGATAAATTTTTAGTTCCAGGCGGTAACGCATTTCAGGTAGCCGATACATTAACGATGCTAGCAACTAATGGTGTTAGTAATGTAATCGTTGTCTCACATTTACCATTAGTGGGATACCTTGTTAATGAGCTTTGTCCACAAGTGTCACCACCTATGTTTCCAACAGCTGCAATTGCTTGTGTGGAGCTATCATTAGATGCTTCTGGAAAGCTAGAATGGTTTCATCAAGCTTAG
- a CDS encoding YfcZ/YiiS family protein — MTDSLNKCKANETPACCCVDVGTIIDNEDCSAEYEHVFATESEAQTKLASLTQAAKAVETEPCEINSNIEKVNDGFKLSATFTFCCGAECMIFQLKLR, encoded by the coding sequence ATGACAGATTCTTTAAACAAATGTAAAGCGAATGAAACTCCAGCGTGTTGTTGTGTAGATGTTGGTACTATTATTGACAATGAAGATTGCAGCGCTGAGTATGAACATGTCTTTGCAACAGAATCAGAAGCACAAACTAAATTAGCATCATTGACACAAGCTGCCAAAGCTGTTGAAACGGAACCTTGTGAAATTAATAGTAATATAGAAAAAGTTAATGATGGTTTTAAATTATCAGCAACATTTACTTTTTGCTGTGGCGCAGAATGTATGATCTTCCAATTAAAATTACGTTAA
- a CDS encoding MFS transporter, with amino-acid sequence MQQNNHVRKMAILVAATFFMENLDATVITTAIPAMAKSFLTNPQDLSIGISAYMLALTIGLPASGWIANRFTAYRTFSISIVLFMLASILCALSTSLTMFTIARLIQGLGGSLMVPVGRTVVLSRTEKQHLVSTISILVWPGLIAPLMGPIIGGFFAQYLTWHWIFILNIPLGFIALFFAHRLLPKEQPEKRTFDSAGFIACGLGLLLFVYGLEMVSHSNNSLWQGLAISFAGSLVLIFAYYHLTHTQSPLISLYAFSKRTFRMTFFGGSLIRIGLNSAPFILPLMFQVGFGWSPLTAGSLLLSLFAGNIILKTVNTQLIHKFGFRKILIVNGLLLSFSFVLCALFTPETPIIWIILVLFFSGGARSIQFTTITTLSFSEIDKNEIQSANILSTIFQQLNNVLGIVLSALFLFIASSYNGHSQMGLMVEDFQLALFMVAGMTLLAMIDFITLPKNAGNNLKEKQ; translated from the coding sequence ATGCAACAAAATAATCACGTCCGAAAAATGGCGATTTTAGTTGCCGCAACGTTCTTTATGGAAAATCTGGACGCTACGGTGATCACCACGGCAATACCTGCAATGGCAAAATCATTTTTAACCAATCCTCAAGATTTATCTATTGGTATTAGCGCCTATATGTTAGCACTTACAATTGGTTTACCTGCGAGTGGCTGGATAGCAAATCGTTTTACTGCGTATCGAACTTTTTCCATTTCGATTGTATTATTCATGTTAGCGTCAATATTGTGTGCTTTATCGACCAGTCTGACCATGTTTACCATCGCAAGGTTAATTCAAGGATTAGGTGGATCTTTAATGGTACCGGTAGGCAGAACTGTTGTATTAAGTCGAACCGAAAAGCAGCATCTGGTTAGCACAATTTCGATTCTAGTATGGCCAGGCCTAATTGCGCCATTGATGGGACCAATTATTGGTGGATTCTTTGCTCAATATCTCACTTGGCATTGGATATTTATTCTTAATATTCCCTTAGGTTTTATCGCTCTGTTTTTCGCTCATCGACTGTTACCCAAAGAACAACCTGAAAAGCGAACATTTGATAGTGCGGGCTTTATCGCCTGTGGCTTAGGTCTATTACTGTTTGTTTATGGGCTAGAAATGGTTTCTCACTCAAATAATAGCCTCTGGCAGGGACTTGCCATTTCTTTTGCCGGTAGTTTAGTATTAATCTTTGCCTATTATCATCTTACACATACGCAGTCTCCATTAATCAGCCTATATGCGTTTTCAAAACGCACATTTAGAATGACCTTTTTTGGAGGTTCATTAATACGAATTGGTTTAAACAGCGCACCATTTATCTTACCTCTTATGTTTCAAGTCGGCTTTGGATGGTCACCATTAACCGCTGGTTCGTTACTACTTTCACTATTTGCCGGCAATATTATTCTTAAAACCGTTAATACCCAATTAATACACAAGTTTGGATTCCGTAAAATTCTTATCGTTAATGGTTTGTTACTGTCATTTAGCTTTGTATTATGTGCTCTTTTCACACCAGAAACACCAATCATATGGATTATATTGGTTCTATTCTTTTCTGGTGGTGCGCGTTCTATCCAATTTACCACAATCACAACACTTAGTTTTTCAGAAATAGATAAAAACGAAATACAAAGCGCCAACATCTTATCAACCATTTTTCAGCAATTAAATAACGTACTGGGTATTGTTTTAAGTGCGTTATTTCTATTTATTGCTTCCAGCTATAATGGGCATAGCCAAATGGGTTTAATGGTTGAAGACTTTCAATTAGCGCTGTTTATGGTGGCAGGAATGACTTTACTGGCGATGATTGACTTCATCACTTTACCTAAAAATGCAGGCAACAATCTAAAAGAAAAACAATAA
- a CDS encoding DEAD/DEAH family ATP-dependent RNA helicase: MTKEISFIDLGLSEDILNALNDLGFSKPSPIQTECIPLLLAGNDVLGMAQTGSGKTAAFSIPFLMNIDANLKAPQLLVLAPTRELAIQVADACAEYSKYMKGIKVLALYGGQRYDVQLRALKQGPQIVVGTPGRLLDHLNRKTLDLSNLKGLVLDEADEMLRMGFIDDVESIMATIPEDHQTALFSATMPAPIRRITKRFMHNPKEVQIKGTNQTAPDIEQSYWLVRGMRKNEAIVRFLEAEDFDAAIIFVRTKSATLDVAEVLEKHGYSCAALNGDMTQQLREQTLDRLRNGRLDILIATDVAARGLDVERISLVINYDITLDSESYVHRIGRTGRAGRAGRAILFVDSRERRLLKNIEQTIKKPIPEVGLPSKELLEARRLAKFTEQVQKQLESSDLPQYQTLLAQIQADSGADLETIATALLKLAQGERPLILPPDPVFKPSREMRDRDNRGGERRLRGDNRETPKRRERRDVGEMDMYRIEVGKENGVEVRHIVGAIANEADISSRYIGNIKLYETYSTVELPKGMPKDILKHFEKVRVLNQPMKMSLVSGNTSETKRGRKSTKSDAGDNKSSPKKRGRPAAPKF, translated from the coding sequence ATGACAAAAGAAATTTCTTTTATTGACCTTGGTTTATCTGAGGATATCCTTAACGCATTAAATGATCTTGGTTTTAGCAAACCATCACCAATCCAAACTGAATGTATTCCTCTATTATTAGCAGGCAATGATGTATTGGGTATGGCACAAACAGGTAGTGGTAAAACCGCTGCATTTTCAATCCCTTTCTTAATGAATATTGATGCAAATCTAAAAGCACCACAACTTTTAGTTCTAGCACCAACGCGTGAACTTGCCATTCAAGTTGCTGATGCTTGCGCAGAATATTCAAAATATATGAAAGGGATAAAAGTATTAGCATTATATGGCGGTCAACGTTATGACGTTCAATTGAGAGCATTAAAACAAGGGCCTCAAATTGTGGTTGGTACACCTGGACGTTTACTTGATCATTTAAATCGTAAAACGTTAGATCTTTCTAATCTTAAAGGGTTAGTACTTGATGAAGCTGATGAAATGCTAAGAATGGGCTTTATTGATGATGTTGAAAGCATCATGGCGACAATACCTGAAGATCACCAAACAGCACTATTTTCAGCGACAATGCCAGCGCCAATTCGTCGTATTACTAAACGATTTATGCATAATCCTAAAGAAGTACAAATCAAAGGCACTAACCAAACTGCACCAGATATCGAACAGAGCTATTGGCTTGTTCGTGGTATGCGAAAAAATGAAGCGATTGTTCGCTTTTTAGAAGCTGAAGATTTTGATGCAGCAATTATTTTTGTTCGTACAAAATCAGCGACATTAGATGTTGCAGAAGTGCTCGAAAAACATGGTTATAGCTGTGCTGCTTTAAACGGTGATATGACACAACAATTACGTGAACAAACATTAGATCGATTACGTAATGGTCGTTTAGATATTTTAATTGCAACCGATGTTGCAGCTCGTGGTTTAGATGTTGAGCGTATCAGCTTAGTTATCAATTATGATATTACCTTAGATTCAGAGTCTTATGTTCACCGTATCGGGCGAACAGGGCGAGCAGGGCGTGCAGGTCGTGCAATTTTATTTGTTGATAGCCGCGAACGTCGTTTACTTAAAAATATTGAGCAAACAATTAAAAAACCAATTCCCGAAGTGGGCTTGCCGTCAAAAGAGCTCCTTGAAGCACGTCGCTTAGCGAAGTTTACTGAACAAGTTCAAAAACAACTTGAAAGTAGTGATTTACCACAATATCAAACTTTGTTAGCGCAAATACAAGCTGATAGCGGTGCTGATCTTGAAACGATTGCTACAGCGTTATTAAAATTAGCTCAAGGTGAACGCCCATTAATTTTACCACCAGACCCAGTATTTAAGCCGTCACGTGAAATGCGCGATCGTGATAATCGTGGAGGTGAGCGCCGTTTACGTGGTGATAATCGTGAAACGCCAAAACGTCGAGAACGCCGTGATGTTGGTGAAATGGATATGTACCGTATTGAAGTGGGTAAAGAAAACGGTGTTGAAGTACGTCATATTGTTGGTGCAATTGCAAATGAAGCAGATATCAGTAGTCGTTACATTGGTAATATTAAGCTCTATGAAACTTACTCAACAGTTGAGTTACCAAAAGGCATGCCAAAAGATATCTTAAAACATTTTGAAAAAGTAAGAGTACTTAACCAACCAATGAAAATGAGCTTAGTTAGTGGTAATACTTCGGAAACTAAGCGTGGTCGTAAAAGTACTAAATCTGATGCAGGTGATAACAAAAGTTCACCTAAAAAACGTGGTCGTCCAGCAGCGCCGAAGTTTTAA